One window of the Rhipicephalus sanguineus isolate Rsan-2018 chromosome 2, BIME_Rsan_1.4, whole genome shotgun sequence genome contains the following:
- the LOC119382669 gene encoding uncharacterized protein LOC119382669, with amino-acid sequence MSWAPLVIASAAWSAVVASSGPFSCPSLELCSCVDERVDCACPGDEALDLFALFEPDVEYISVRHCGVVHVPPYLVASLSLEEFTLSDIGQLVIRSMAFERVSAVRTMRIRNVRNLTLEHLALHGLRGTELLEMNNVTTAELPPAALAGFTDVQELAIRDSHLGQVHSMALLFAKGKSCRLSHTLLDQAQNGSLVFDSVSTVEVSNCTFGNVSGAPLSATNATEVIVRDSTFKELRERGSLLLLGGANATSVVFENNRIDVAGTGALAQLSSAKNVTFARNVIRTAKEAALPSGPAVKFANNSFLCSCDASWLWRHKAAGGSVAVYEAAAVINSSLCVGPPPLDGLRMNEVEPVPANGTCRLMKASKRDAREKVLARLSGVLRASQKPVRACGGWTVLAVLVALAIPH; translated from the exons ATGTCGTGGGCGCCGTTGGTGATCGCCTCAGCTGCGTGGAGCGCGGTGGTCGCGTCGAGCGGACCGTTCTCGTGTCCCAGTCTGGAACTGTGCAGCTGCGTCGATGAGCGCGTGGATTGCGCGTGCCCGGGGGATGAGGCTCTTGACCTGTTCGCGTTGTTCGAGCCCGACGTGGAGTACATCAGCGTCAGGCACTGCGGAGTCGTGCACGTGCCACCGTATCTGGTGGCCAGTCTGTCTCTCGAAGAG TTCACGCTGAGCGACATCGGCCAGCTGGTGATTCGCTCGATGGCCTTCGAGAGGGTGTCGGCGGTGCGCACCATGCGAATTCGCAACGTGCGCAACCTCACTTTGGAGCACCTGGCTCTGCACGGGCTGCGCGGCACCGAGCTTCTGGAGATGAACAACGTGACCACGGCCGAGCTTCCGCCTGCCGCGCTGGCAGGATTCACAGACGTCCAGGAGCTGGCAATCCGGGACTCGCACCTTGGACAG GTCCACTCCATGGCGCTGCTGTTTGCCAAAGGCAAGTCATGCCGGCTTTCCCACACGCTCTTGGACCAGGCGCAGAACGGCTCTCTCGTGTTCGACTCGGTCAGCACTGTCGAGGTGTCGAACTGCACCTTCGGCAACGTCAGCGGGGCCCCTCTGTCGGCCACCAACGCGACAGAGGTCATTGTCCGCGACTCCACGTTCAAAGAGCTCCGAGAGCGCGGTAGCCTGCTCCTGCTGGGAGGCGCCAACGCGACCTCAGTCGTCTTCGAGAACAACCGCATCGACGTCGCGGGGACCGGAGCTCTGGCGCAGCTGTCATCGGCGAAGAACGTCACGTTCGCCCGAAACGTCATCCGGACCGCGAAAGAAGCCGCGCTCCCGTCGGGGCCGGCCGTGAAGTTCGCGAACAACTCCTTTCTGTGCTCGTGCGATGCCTCGTGGCTGTGGAGACATAAAGCCGCAGGAGGTAGCGTCGCCGTCTACGAAGCAGCGGCGGTGATCAACTCGAGCCTCTGCGTCGGTCCTCCTCCGCTGGACGGACTGAGGATGAACGAAGTCGAGCCTGTGCCGGCCAACGGGACCTGCAGGTTGATGAAGGCGTCGAAACGCGATGCGCGCGAGAAGGTGCTAGCACGGCTCAGCGGCGTACTCAGAGCATCTCAGAAGCCAGTGCGAGCGTGTGGCGGTTGGACTGTTCTGGCTGTTCTCGTGGCACTCGCAATACCGCATTGA